The Lactuca sativa cultivar Salinas chromosome 2, Lsat_Salinas_v11, whole genome shotgun sequence genome includes the window TATCGGTAATAACAGTCTAACACTGAAGGATCGTTGTTTAtataaatgtttgtttctagaatggTTGATGTTGGGTCCCATAGCAAAGATCATTTATTGGTCTATGTGGGCGTGGTGTGGGATATGAAAGCAAAGATTGTTTTTTACGAATATTACTCTGATAATGATCTTGGGGTAGGTAATTATACGAAAAGAGGTCTTTGCATATTGAATAtcaaatttgtttttgttttgatgTCTAGTAAGTGGATTTTATAGATAAATCTCTTCATGCATGCCATGTGTTTGATTAATTGTTTTTATGAATCTTGAGTACTTTATATGTGTTTTCATGATTTGTTAGTGTTGCCTATTAAAATATACTTAAATTTATGCACTTATGCGTGCTATGTGCTTATCTAATGTATGTCCTCTTTTGTAAATAGTTGGTGTACGTACTCTCTTATAAATTGCTTTTTTGTACGTGTGTAGTGTATGACTTTGAAATCTTCATATATTTTATGCAGACATTATTTTTCTTGTCATTCCGTATCATCAAATAAACATAATGCATGTATACATAATACATTTCAACAGACTATTGAAAGTAGGTCTTATTCAAACAATTGTAGTATGCAACAAAACATATTTACGGCCCTAGATTCTACATTATTTATGTTGATGCGTCTTTAACATATGCATGCGAGAAAGATAATCAAGGACTTATGATCACAAAATGGACCTTGACAtgaatacatatacatattatcGAGCTTCTAATGTTGTCATCGTGATGTCATTGCCAAAAACTAGATAACATTGAGGCACACTCCCTTTGGCAAAAAATGCAGGTTTTTTAGGTCGAGGCAATGCCCCTTCTTCACCAAACATCAAAACCACAAATGACATAATTGGTCTGTCGTTTGCATGATGTTGGACACATAAAAGGCCTATATTTATTGACTGAACTACTTCTGAGGCTACACATGAATTACGCATATGCATACCAAGCAACTCCATAGCCTTACCTTCTTCAAAGAGTCTCCATGCCTAAAACATAGTAACCcccaacaaaataaaataaaatttttatatataattgatatttaaaaaatatttgaaaaataaTTGTATTAgggaaataaaagaaaataaaaatataaacaaattatGACACAACACTCATATATTGGTTGGTGGAAATCCTTTCCATATATATGGAGTTCACCGGTGAAAAAACTTACATGTGCAAGAAAAAACTTACATGTGCAAGAAGATTATCACTGCCATTTTCATATGAGAATCCTCTATTTTTTTCCCCACTTACTATTTCCAGCACAAGAACACCAAAGCTGAAGACATCTAATTTTTCCGAGAAAATCCCATCTAGAGCATACTCTGGTGATAAATAACCCCTGTAGAAAAAATTGCGTGAACCTTTGAACATttgttttgaatatatatatatatatatatatatatatatatatatatatatatatatatatatatatatatatatataaagttggaTGATTAACTAATGGATTCTTACAAAGTTCCAACTATGTTATTCGTATTGGCTTCGTTTTCCTGTTCTGTAAACATTCTTGCGAGTCCAAAGTCTGATATCTTTGGGTTCATGTCAATACCCAACAAAATATTGCTTGCTTTAAGATCTCGATGAACAATTTTAAATCGTGAATCTTGATGAAGATAAAGGAGTCCTCGAGCAATCCCATGAATGATGCGGAAACGATCCGACCAACCTAGTATCGAACTTTTGATTTTATCTGCCCAATATAACTAATTGTCAATATAATTTAACttaagaaaaaaatagaaaacaagcAAGGTGAAGAGGGATGTGCCATTGAAAGTAGAGTTTACCAAATATGAATGAGTCCAGACTTTTGTTAGGCATGTACTCGTAAatcaacatactttcatttctttGGACGCAGTATCCCAAAAGCTTTACAAGATTCCGATGTTGAAGTTTAGCAATGAATTTaagttcattcttgaactctcCAAGACCTTGTCTTGATGTTTTGGACAACCTTTTCACAGCTATTTCTTGTCCATCATCCAGCACACCCTAAAGattgaaatatatatttttatgtactTCAAGAAGTATTATCTGTTTTGCAATTATGAACAATAAATAGAACAATGGTTGGTTAATTTTGCTACCTTGTAAACCGGACCAAAACCACCTTCTCCAAGCTTTTTGTCATTTGCAAAATTATTAGTAGATTTGGATATCTTACTCAGGCTGAAAGACAATAACTCTGTATCACCGTCTTGGCTCTCCATGATATACTTTTCTTCAATGGTTTCCACCGGTTTATCTGCAAATGATAGCAAACCAAATTAATATGAGTTAATGAAcgatttgttttgtttaaaattGTTATATGAGTGATCACTTTATCAAAAATAATCATAGTATTACCTGGTAATTTTACTTGTGATCTTTTCTTCCTCCTCCAAGTACCATACAAGATTGCTAAAATCAAAATCACCATAACAAGGATAGATAAGACTGATACCACAGGTACAAACTTTTGTTTCTTTTTGTTGGAGCCAGCTGGTTTGGAGGTAGATTGTGGGATTGACGGAACTAGTAATAAAACCATAACAAGTAAATACTAAATAGTGTGAAAACCCGAACTAACATGAACGTACGGTTATATTAGATTAGCTGAAGCCTGAAAGGAACGATTAGATTAATTGTCACAAATACACAATAAAAACCCAAATTGGAGTTTGTTATTGTAAGGTTTCATACCTTAATGATTTTGTCATATTAAATAACTAAACATTactaattaaaatagttaaaagggtGTGATATAGAGTTTTTTTTATTGATTACTTGTGCTTTGAAAATTGTTTACCGTTTAGATAAACATTGtagttttattaataaaataaccTAAGACTCCTCAGGCGTTGGTTTCTCACGCTTTTAACCCTCGCTGACGCTCATCTTCTTCCGTAAAGGTTACACGACCTCGCTTTCTGCTTCTGGTCTCCTTTTTTTCTTTCACTCTCCATCTGCGTCATCTTTGTCTAAGTCATGATATATAACGGCCGGTCAATATTAGTAGTTTGAAGGAACAGCCATTTGAGCGAGACCTATCTTACAAATTTGTGCGACGACCTTTTAGGTAATCAAGAGGAGAGTACATTTGCATAACCGCCAACAGGTACTAATCAGAAGATGTGATTTGCATATTGGGTtagacaaaattttcaatttgatTAAAGGAGGCCGTTGGATTAATCACAAGATGATCAAGAGAATGTATTTTATCAAGACTCATGTCGACAGAGATTCATCGGAAGAGATGATTTTCATACTGGGTTGAGTTTGATTGATGAAACCCACACATTCGTTGAGTTGATTAAAGGATGCAGTTGAATTAAACCTTCAAATGATCGATTTAGTAATGCAATACACCATAAAAGACATATTCTTATTCTTTCCAAAGTTGTAATCTTGTTTTCCATTGACAACTATATCTTCCCTAcaggggtatatatatatatatatatatatatatatatatatatatatatatatatatatatatatatatcgatttaGACATTTAGTTATGCTAATATCATACATCTCAACTTCATCTTTGCCATATGTACCTAAGTCTTCATCTCATTGTATATATGTCAAGTTCATCTTTGCTTTGATTTATCTTTAAAGTTTCATCTTTACCATTCCTTCGCACAAATTAAACCCATGTCTTATATGGTTCTCTCTTcttaatttaactttttttatacCAAAGTGTCTTTAGTGACTCTCTCAAAATGAGAGGACTGGGTTCATGTCTCACTAGTAGAGAGATATGTGGTATTTAGGAGTAGGTTAATTTATGGTTTATAAAAAAAGTTTAACATATGTAAATAATCTTACTTGTAATATTTAAGTCGGAGACAGCCATTCTGACGTAAAGATCCTGGCATTCATGATCCACTGTTCTAATATCCATGAGATGATCGAACCACAACAAGCATCCACTTCCGTTGATTCTGATATCGATATTTGCATATGCTGTACACGAGCAATTCCGCTTGCATGCTGTCTCACATTCGCCAAGTGTCATGCTCCGATTGTACCATGAACGCCGAGTGTCTGgcattttaacatttttaaacacTCGAAAGCCATCTCCATTCGGACAACTTAAAGCAGTTCTACGGCGACACCCACTTGACCACTCGGAGGCACTCCATTCGTCTGGGTTGCGTGGTTCGAACCCTTCCATGCAACTACAAGCCGGTGAGTTCTTCGGGTTGCACCTTCCATACGAACCACATAGTCCGTAACTGCTACACATGTCAATATTCGTGTTCCAGTACAGGAACCACATCTGTGTTCTTTCAATCCAGTTTAGTCGTAACAGCACACCCTCCGGAGTAAAGTAGATACGTGGCGTCACGACTGAACTGTTAACAAGCGTGTACTCGTAGTATACCTCTTTATCATTCAAAACAAATTTGTGTGTGACTAAGGAGTTTGAAGTGTGACTAGGCATGCCATTGAATGTAAGACCATTCCATGGTCCAAACCTCAAATAAGGAACAGAATCTTGTACTTTTGTGAACAACACTTGAGGAAACCCGTTTGTATCCATGAATGATACATACGACCCAGGTGAAGGGTCGTCCAGGCTCTTCCATGATGTCCACCGCCTATCTAACCCAGAGACCAGGTCCTTCCCCAATTTCATCCCTGGAAGGAACGTGTCTCTGGGGTGATCGA containing:
- the LOC111917962 gene encoding G-type lectin S-receptor-like serine/threonine-protein kinase At4g27290, whose amino-acid sequence is MLPSLSSIFSLRTSIIISSISHPPWRSTLKFNQKNENLYSRQPPIPSPPSPPPILPSIIRGYVVARVNVFDYGSRWFLFGMLFRHPSSSLSIKAKEDLDHVLSKTPNRHACYSRNGFVVLGLDTREFDIFLKKMPAYDLTDVNLVKDGAKLKGQHGLVIECGDEVTPTTIVVSGGYNGWSNEATCDGHTLVSADEMYQLGFFSPGKSMNRYLGIWYKNKSPQTVVWVANREKPITDLSGVFRVHTNGSLLVIAGSNNNIVWSSNPGPISPTNVNPVLAQLLSTGNLVVRTTGEESFIWQSFDHPRDTFLPGMKLGKDLVSGLDRRWTSWKSLDDPSPGSYVSFMDTNGFPQVLFTKVQDSVPYLRFGPWNGLTFNGMPSHTSNSLVTHKFVLNDKEVYYEYTLVNSSVVTPRIYFTPEGVLLRLNWIERTQMWFLYWNTNIDMCSSYGLCGSYGRCNPKNSPACSCMEGFEPRNPDEWSASEWSSGCRRRTALSCPNGDGFRVFKNVKMPDTRRSWYNRSMTLGECETACKRNCSCTAYANIDIRINGSGCLLWFDHLMDIRTVDHECQDLYVRMAVSDLNITIPSIPQSTSKPAGSNKKKQKFVPVVSVLSILVMVILILAILYGTWRRKKRSQVKLPDKPVETIEEKYIMESQDGDTELLSFSLSKISKSTNNFANDKKLGEGGFGPVYKGVLDDGQEIAVKRLSKTSRQGLGEFKNELKFIAKLQHRNLVKLLGYCVQRNESMLIYEYMPNKSLDSFIFDKIKSSILGWSDRFRIIHGIARGLLYLHQDSRFKIVHRDLKASNILLGIDMNPKISDFGLARMFTEQENEANTNNIVGTLGYLSPEYALDGIFSEKLDVFSFGVLVLEIVSGEKNRGFSYENGSDNLLAHAWRLFEEGKAMELLGMHMRNSCVASEVVQSINIGLLCVQHHANDRPIMSFVVLMFGEEGALPRPKKPAFFAKGSVPQCYLVFGNDITMTTLEAR